The genomic segment TGTTCCCGCGTTGATGAGCAGAAAAGCTGCATAAACATATGCGACAGCTTCTGAGGTCACCAAAACCCTCTCTCAGGGCTATCCGGTGCGGGAGCGGTTCCGGGCCACCTCGGCCCGCACCGCGGCCGCGGAAGGAAGCTCGAGCACTCGAGCAGCTAGCTCGGCACAACTCGTGACGTCGGCCTCGCGCACAGCCTGCTTCACAGCCGCCACTGAAGGGGGACTTACCGAAAGTTCTCGCACACCGAGGCCTATGAGCACCGGAACGGCTGCCGGGTCGGCAGCGAGCTCGCCGCACACCCCGATCCAGCGGCCCGCTGCTAAGGCCGCCCGGGCCGCCAGATCAATGAGCCTCAGCACCGCTGGGTGCATAGCGTCAGCAAGACTCGCCACAGAGGCCAGGTCGCGGTCAACCGCAAACGTATATTGAGTGAGGTCGTTGGTACCTACGGAGAAGAAATCCACCGACTTAGCCAAAGTGCGGGCGCCTAGCGCTGCAGCAGGCACCTCGATCATCACACCAACCTGCATGCTTCCCTTGTCCGGAACAGCGACTCCCTCGGAGTGCAGCTCGCTGCGGGCTTGCTCGACTAGCTCCATCGCCGAAGCAACCTCGGCCTCGGTGGCCACCATCGGGAACATCAGCTTGAGCGGGTGATCGGCGGCCACTCGGAGCACTGCCCGAAGCTGGGCGAGCAACAGGTCCGGACGAGCCAGGCCGAGCCGCAGACCGCGCTGGCCGAGCTGCGGGTTGGCCTCAGGTGGGCGGGACAAGTACGGGAGCGGCTTGTCGGCGCCCACGTCCAGCGTGCGCACCACCACGGGTCGACCAGCGAGCGTCTCCGCGATCCGCCTGTATACAGCTTCCTGCTGGGCCTCAGTCGGCATGGCCTCCGCGTCCATAAATATGAACTCAGTGCGCAAAAGCCCTATGCCGTCTGCACCGATGGCCGCCGCACGTTCGGCGTCCTCGATCGATCCCGCGTTCGCAGCGACCTCGATCCGGGTTCCATCTATCGTTACCGCGGGCTCCGCGGCCATCCGCCTGGCACGATCGTCACCGTCCGGACGATGCTGAGCCCGTTCCACGGCGGAGCCATGCTCGCTGGGCGACGGATCAATGCATACGGTTCCGGCAGAACCGTCCAGTAGCAACGGCGTACCCTCGGGCACACTGAGCAGCTGCTCACCAAGGCCGACGGCTGCGGGGATGCCGAGGGCCCGAACAAGAATGGCTCCATGGGATGTCGGCCCGCCAAAGGCGGCACCGACACCACTGACTACCGCGGGATCAAAGCCAGCTACCTCTGCAGGTGTTAGCTCCGCTACGACGACTATCCCTGGCTCTAGCACTGCCGCACGACGCTCACCCCTCAGGTGAGCGGAGACCTGAGCCCCAATCGACTCAAGGTCGTGGACCCGCTCCCTTTGATAAGCATCGCTCAGCTCCCGCCAGCGCTCGGCCATCGTGGCCACTGAGCTCTCCCACGCGTCGAGCGCGCTGCGCCCTTGGTCCACCATGCTCCGGGCCGGACCAAGCAAAGCCTCGTCACGCAAAAGCAGGAGGTGGGCGTCAAAGATTTGCGCCTCATCCGAGGCTCCAGCGGCAAGCACCCGCTTGCGCTCTGAAGCGACATCGAGAGCAGTGGACTCGATGGCTGCCTGTAGCCGAGCCCATTCCACCTCCGGGTCAAACCCGTGGCCGGTCGGACTATCGGTAAGGGCAGACTTCGAGGACTGGCTGGCAGCCAGTCCGGGTAAGGCGTCACGGCTGAGCCCTGCCGCTGCCGACTGCAGGTGCCGGGCAGGACCACTGGCTATGCCGGGGGAAACCCCGAAACCCCTAAGCACCTCTCCTGGTGCGATCGTTAAGCCAGCGCTCGTCGCCAAAGGTCGCGTGTCCGACGCGACGGGCGCGCTCTCAGTAGGTCGAGGGGCAGACGGCTCCCCAAACCCGGCGGCGGCCAAGTCAACCACCGCCTGCAACGCCTGAGCTGCCTGAGGGCCACTGGCGCGCACCAGCACCCGATCTCCTTGGCGCACACCGAGGGTAGCGACCATGCTGAGACTGTTCGCTGGCACCGGTCCTTTCCCGGAGGTCAAATTCTCGAGCGTGACCGTCGCATCGAAATTTCCCACCGTTTCCACCAGCCTGGCCGCAGGCCGGGCATGAAGACCAAGCGGCTCGGTAATGCTCAGCTCGACACCGTCGGCAACCGAGCCTTCCCCCGGCGACGGCTCGGGTCCCTCCGATGACGCGAACTCACCTGTTTCCTGTAACGCGCCGGATCTCTCTGATTCAGCTGCTCCCGCTGTTTGCTCCGGACCGGGCGACAACTGCGCCTGCTTTCCTGTCAGGCCAGCCATTGCCTCAGAAGCCACCTTCTCCAAGGGTGCTCCGAGCCTTGCTGCCACCGCGGCTGCAACCGCTCCCTCGACCAGCGGTGCGGGGCATAGCAACACGCGGCTACGTCGCTCCTCTCCGAGCAGCTCGAGTGCCGTCTCGGCCGAGAGCACCGCACTCCCTAGGTCCATGAGCACCAAGACACCAGCCTCCGACCAGGCGGCCGCCACCGATCTGACAACCAGCGCTGCGTCAGTGCCGAGCGGATGATCTGGCTGGTCGAGCCCACCTGCGGCGACGATCGCCACGCCGGGTCCCGCCACTTGCCGCGCTAACTCCACGACTCCTTCTGCCAGACGCGCGCTATGCGATACGACCACGATACCAACAAGAGGACTTCCTTCAGGTGGAGCAGTCTCAGTAGAGGGTGAATCCACGACGATCGACTACGGGCGCCTCAGCTGCCGAACGCCCCGGCTGCCGCCTTTATTAAAAGCCACGCTGATGTGGCTCCCGGATCCTGATGACCAACGCTGCGCTCGCCCAAGTAGCTGGCGCGGCCTCTGTGAGCTACCAGCGGAACCGTCGCTGCCATACCCTTCTCTGCGGCCGACTCCGCGGCCCGCCACGCGTCTGCTGATGACGCTCCGTCGTTAAGCGCGCCTACGAGCGCCGCTACCGCGGGTTCAAGCGTGTCAACCATCGTCTTGTCCCCGCGTTCTGCCCTGCCCCTAGCCTTAACTGCATCGACGCCTGCCTGAAGAGCAGCTGCCCAATCCCTTTGGTCCACGTGCTCGTGCCCTGAAGTTGCCTTTGCCATAGCCAAGAACAACGTTCCATATAGCGGACCCGCCGCCCCACCAACGGTGGAAATCAACGTCATCGCCACGGTCTTGAGCAGCGTCGCCACCTCGCCATCGCCACCAACACTCTCGCCAATCTTTTCGATCACCGACCGCATCCCTCGGTCCATGTTGATGCCGTGGTCCGCATCACCTATGGCAGAGTCTAAATCCGTCAAATATTCCTTGTTTTTCCCAATCAGGACACCAAACTCCTGAATCCACGCCACCACTTGCGAAAAAGTTACCTCCATCTAAGCACCCCAACGCATCCCCGGCGTGTGTACGGGAGCGTCCCAGAGCTCTATCAGCTCGTCGTCAAGACGTAGCAACGTGATCGAGCAACCTTGCATTTCCAGAGAAGTCATATATGGCCCTACAAGACTCCGGACAATATTGATCTGCCGATCGCCAAGCCAACGCCGCAGCTCGTCGTAAACGATATATAGCTCCATCAGTGGAGTTCCACCCATGGAATTGACAAACGCAAGAACAGTGTCACCGGCTCGAAATGGCAGATCCTCAACTATCGGCTCCGCAAGCATTGCCACGACCTCATGTGCTGACGCGAGGGGCAGCCGCTGACGCCCCGGCTCGCCGTGGATCCCGATGCCGATCTCCATCTCCTGCTCTCCAAGCTCGAAGGTCAGCTTTCCCGCCGCTGGCACGGTACAGGATGTGAGAGCCATCCCCATGCTGCGCGCTTGGGAGTTGACCTTACGACAAAGAGCGGCCACCTCCGTTAGCGACCGCCCTTGCTGCGCTGCGGCGCCACAAATCTTCTCCGCTAGCACCGTTGCACCTACACCTCGACGCCCCGCCGTATAAAGGCTGTCGGTAACTGCCACGTCGTCGTCGATGACCACCGCCTCCACGGCGATGCCCTCAGCGGCAGCCAATTCGGCAGCCATCTCAAAGTTCATGACGTCACCCGTGTAGTTCTTCACTATGTGGAGTACACCGGCACCGCCATTCACCGCTTTGGTGGCCGCCGTTACCTGATCAGGCGTTGGCGAAGTAAACACCTCTCCCGGACAGGCCGCGTCTAGCATCCCCATGCCGACAAACCCCGTATGCATGGGCTCGTGACCTGATCCACCTCCGGATACGATACCTACCTTACCATTCACTGGAGCATCAACGCGCACCACATAAGTTGGATCAATTACAACTTTCAACAAGTCCGCGTGAGCAGCGCCTAAACCGGCCAATTCATCGCGCACCACATTTTCGACACTGTTGATCAACTTTTTCATATTAACCTCACATATTCATTTTAGTTCCGTCTGAGCCGAAAGTCAACCGCCTCATGATGGTCTGCTGGATGACCAGAGACTCCGCCAACCGAAACCCCCGCAACATCTGAACCAATAACCTCGAATGTAACCTACGGCTTTAGTAAACCCGTCGCCTCTGTTGATTGCCTGCGAACAGAGTAACGGGACGCAAAGATAAGATGTTTTGAGTAGATCTTGCCTCCTTCA from the Ferrimicrobium sp. genome contains:
- the ptsP gene encoding phosphoenolpyruvate--protein phosphotransferase is translated as MELARQVAGPGVAIVAAGGLDQPDHPLGTDAALVVRSVAAAWSEAGVLVLMDLGSAVLSAETALELLGEERRSRVLLCPAPLVEGAVAAAVAARLGAPLEKVASEAMAGLTGKQAQLSPGPEQTAGAAESERSGALQETGEFASSEGPEPSPGEGSVADGVELSITEPLGLHARPAARLVETVGNFDATVTLENLTSGKGPVPANSLSMVATLGVRQGDRVLVRASGPQAAQALQAVVDLAAAGFGEPSAPRPTESAPVASDTRPLATSAGLTIAPGEVLRGFGVSPGIASGPARHLQSAAAGLSRDALPGLAASQSSKSALTDSPTGHGFDPEVEWARLQAAIESTALDVASERKRVLAAGASDEAQIFDAHLLLLRDEALLGPARSMVDQGRSALDAWESSVATMAERWRELSDAYQRERVHDLESIGAQVSAHLRGERRAAVLEPGIVVVAELTPAEVAGFDPAVVSGVGAAFGGPTSHGAILVRALGIPAAVGLGEQLLSVPEGTPLLLDGSAGTVCIDPSPSEHGSAVERAQHRPDGDDRARRMAAEPAVTIDGTRIEVAANAGSIEDAERAAAIGADGIGLLRTEFIFMDAEAMPTEAQQEAVYRRIAETLAGRPVVVRTLDVGADKPLPYLSRPPEANPQLGQRGLRLGLARPDLLLAQLRAVLRVAADHPLKLMFPMVATEAEVASAMELVEQARSELHSEGVAVPDKGSMQVGVMIEVPAAALGARTLAKSVDFFSVGTNDLTQYTFAVDRDLASVASLADAMHPAVLRLIDLAARAALAAGRWIGVCGELAADPAAVPVLIGLGVRELSVSPPSVAAVKQAVREADVTSCAELAARVLELPSAAAVRAEVARNRSRTG
- the dhaK gene encoding dihydroxyacetone kinase subunit DhaK, which codes for MKKLINSVENVVRDELAGLGAAHADLLKVVIDPTYVVRVDAPVNGKVGIVSGGGSGHEPMHTGFVGMGMLDAACPGEVFTSPTPDQVTAATKAVNGGAGVLHIVKNYTGDVMNFEMAAELAAAEGIAVEAVVIDDDVAVTDSLYTAGRRGVGATVLAEKICGAAAQQGRSLTEVAALCRKVNSQARSMGMALTSCTVPAAGKLTFELGEQEMEIGIGIHGEPGRQRLPLASAHEVVAMLAEPIVEDLPFRAGDTVLAFVNSMGGTPLMELYIVYDELRRWLGDRQINIVRSLVGPYMTSLEMQGCSITLLRLDDELIELWDAPVHTPGMRWGA
- the dhaL gene encoding dihydroxyacetone kinase subunit L, with protein sequence MEVTFSQVVAWIQEFGVLIGKNKEYLTDLDSAIGDADHGINMDRGMRSVIEKIGESVGGDGEVATLLKTVAMTLISTVGGAAGPLYGTLFLAMAKATSGHEHVDQRDWAAALQAGVDAVKARGRAERGDKTMVDTLEPAVAALVGALNDGASSADAWRAAESAAEKGMAATVPLVAHRGRASYLGERSVGHQDPGATSAWLLIKAAAGAFGS